In a single window of the Tellurirhabdus bombi genome:
- the radC gene encoding RadC family protein yields the protein MSKDASSVNYENNRRILSWAEEDRPREKLMLKGRSVLTDAELIAILIGSGTRDMSAVDLAKVILQHVGSNLNELARLSVKDLSKFKGIGEAKAISIVAALELGRRRKEQDRPQRARITSSRDAYEEIKPYLLDKPHEEFWILLLNRANEVMRPVQISTGGVSGTVADPKIIFKHALEHLASSMILFHNHPSGSLQPSQADKDLTRKLKEAGRLLDIPILDHLIFTDRAFFSFADEGLL from the coding sequence GTGAGTAAAGATGCCTCGTCCGTAAACTACGAAAACAATCGCCGCATTCTAAGCTGGGCCGAAGAAGATCGCCCGCGGGAAAAACTGATGCTGAAAGGCCGGTCGGTGCTTACCGACGCCGAACTCATTGCCATTTTGATTGGCTCCGGTACGCGGGATATGTCGGCGGTAGATCTGGCAAAGGTTATTCTTCAGCACGTAGGCTCTAACCTGAATGAGTTAGCCCGGTTAAGCGTCAAAGATTTGTCGAAATTTAAAGGCATCGGTGAAGCCAAAGCCATTAGCATTGTTGCCGCCCTGGAACTGGGCCGTCGGCGCAAAGAGCAGGATAGGCCACAACGCGCCCGGATCACAAGCTCCCGAGATGCGTACGAAGAGATAAAGCCGTATCTGCTGGATAAACCCCACGAAGAGTTCTGGATTTTGCTGCTAAATCGGGCTAATGAAGTAATGAGGCCCGTGCAGATTAGTACGGGAGGTGTTTCTGGAACGGTAGCCGATCCCAAAATTATTTTTAAACACGCTCTGGAGCATCTGGCGAGTTCGATGATCCTGTTTCACAACCATCCGTCGGGGAGTCTGCAACCCTCGCAAGCGGATAAAGATTTAACCCGTAAACTGAAAGAAGCCGGACGGTTACTCGATATACCGATACTGGATCATCTTATCTTCACCGACCGGGCTTTCTTTAGTTTCGCGGACGAAGGCTTGTTATAG
- a CDS encoding sugar phosphate isomerase/epimerase family protein: MNRRDFLKQTGVLTASAFAISHSSLQAGTIKQFGLQLYSVRDVLPKDPKGVMTKLAKMGYQKFESYQGDQGFLWGMQPKEAKSFLKDIGVKMVSTHFDYNAQSKDPDKLKKSIDMASEAGLSYLLCPYLGPQKSMDDWKRIADQFNKVGEQVRKGGLKFGYHNHDYSFKPLNGQLPQEFLLANTDPKAVMFELDLCWIEAAGIGAVQHLEKYGKRYELCHIKDFKRVEKGIKQTDLGTGEVNYKKIVRAALDNGMKHFLVEQEEYPKSSMESIEIDAQYMKALVV; this comes from the coding sequence ATGAATCGCAGAGATTTTCTGAAACAGACTGGCGTGCTGACGGCCAGTGCCTTTGCCATTTCCCATTCTTCATTGCAAGCTGGAACGATCAAGCAATTTGGTTTGCAATTGTACAGTGTTCGCGATGTGTTACCCAAAGATCCAAAAGGGGTAATGACAAAGCTGGCTAAAATGGGTTACCAGAAATTTGAAAGCTACCAGGGTGACCAAGGTTTCCTTTGGGGAATGCAGCCTAAAGAAGCGAAATCATTCCTAAAGGATATAGGGGTAAAAATGGTTAGTACGCACTTTGACTATAATGCGCAGTCCAAAGATCCAGATAAACTGAAAAAAAGCATCGATATGGCCAGCGAAGCGGGCTTGTCGTACTTGCTGTGTCCTTATCTAGGGCCTCAAAAGTCGATGGATGACTGGAAACGCATCGCTGATCAGTTTAACAAAGTAGGGGAGCAGGTACGGAAAGGTGGTCTGAAGTTTGGCTATCACAACCATGATTACTCATTCAAGCCATTGAACGGCCAGCTTCCTCAAGAGTTTCTGCTGGCAAATACCGATCCTAAGGCCGTCATGTTTGAGCTGGACCTTTGCTGGATTGAAGCCGCAGGAATCGGTGCTGTTCAACACCTGGAGAAGTACGGTAAACGCTATGAACTTTGCCATATCAAAGATTTCAAACGCGTCGAAAAAGGCATCAAGCAAACCGATTTAGGTACCGGTGAAGTGAATTACAAAAAGATTGTGCGGGCCGCCCTTGATAATGGCATGAAGCATTTTCTGGTTGAGCAGGAAGAATACCCTAAGTCGTCCATGGAAAGCATTGAGATCGATGCCCAGTACATGAAAGCACTGGTTGTTTAA
- a CDS encoding DEAD/DEAH box helicase has product MNQEIEAVQEIAKPVAPQRTFEDLNVSEPILKAVTDMGFTHPSPIQAEGIPPILAGRDVIGQAQTGTGKTAAFGIPALELIDIESRQPQVLVLCPTRELALQVADEIKKLAKYKKGLRVESIYGGDSIERQIKSLKSGVHIVIGTPGRVMDHMERRTLKLDSIRMMILDEADEMLDMGFREDIESILEEMPEERQTILFSATMSKPIMTITQRFQKDPVLIKVVKNELTNKNIEQVYFEVKPKAKVEVMCRLIDMHNLKLMLVFCNTKKRVDEIVEDLQIRGYQAEGLHGDLRQAQRNNVMSKFRSGVTNILVATDVAARGIDVDDVDAVINYDIPLDEEYYVHRIGRTGRAGKSGKAFSMVGKDEKYRFREIQNYTKVKVEKGVIPTFEDIVGIRKARFIEQIRETIEKDKDLNLYDDMLTNLHHAGFTTEQIVAALVKRSMGLEKNEFADQNLALDDDRRERGGRLGDREGGSRFAGREERGRFGDRSRDGGSRDGARRGEGRFGRDRDGGTRGEERGRFSDRDRQPREREANMVRLFVSIGRRDFVRPGDIVGALAGEANIPGGTIGHIDIFDKHTLVDVPRDVVTRVLDAMEGNTIKGRRVNIEVAR; this is encoded by the coding sequence ATGAATCAAGAAATTGAAGCTGTGCAGGAGATCGCAAAACCAGTAGCTCCCCAGCGCACATTTGAAGACCTGAACGTTTCGGAACCCATTTTGAAAGCCGTTACGGACATGGGCTTCACCCACCCTTCGCCCATTCAGGCAGAAGGTATTCCTCCAATTTTAGCGGGTCGTGATGTTATTGGACAGGCCCAAACAGGTACAGGAAAGACGGCTGCCTTCGGGATTCCAGCCCTCGAACTGATTGATATTGAGAGCCGTCAGCCGCAGGTATTGGTGCTTTGCCCAACCCGCGAACTGGCCCTTCAAGTAGCTGATGAAATTAAAAAATTAGCTAAATATAAAAAAGGACTTCGGGTTGAATCGATTTACGGAGGTGACTCCATCGAGCGCCAGATTAAATCGCTGAAGAGCGGGGTTCATATCGTGATCGGTACGCCGGGCCGTGTGATGGATCACATGGAACGTCGGACCCTGAAACTGGACAGCATCCGGATGATGATTCTGGATGAGGCCGACGAAATGCTCGATATGGGCTTCCGGGAAGATATTGAAAGCATTCTGGAAGAAATGCCCGAAGAGCGTCAGACCATTCTGTTCTCGGCTACCATGTCGAAGCCGATCATGACCATCACGCAGCGTTTCCAGAAAGATCCTGTCTTAATTAAAGTCGTCAAAAATGAGTTGACGAACAAAAACATTGAGCAGGTATATTTCGAAGTAAAACCAAAGGCGAAAGTAGAAGTGATGTGCCGTCTGATCGACATGCACAACCTGAAACTGATGCTCGTATTCTGTAATACGAAAAAACGCGTTGACGAAATCGTTGAAGATCTGCAAATCCGGGGCTATCAGGCCGAAGGTCTGCACGGTGATTTACGCCAGGCTCAACGGAACAACGTTATGTCGAAATTCCGCTCGGGCGTAACCAACATTCTGGTTGCTACTGACGTAGCCGCTCGTGGAATTGACGTGGATGACGTAGACGCGGTAATTAACTACGATATTCCGCTGGATGAAGAATATTACGTGCACCGGATTGGTCGGACGGGTCGCGCCGGAAAGTCGGGAAAAGCTTTCTCGATGGTCGGTAAAGACGAAAAATATCGTTTCCGCGAAATTCAGAATTACACAAAAGTAAAAGTCGAAAAGGGCGTTATTCCTACCTTTGAAGATATCGTTGGTATCCGGAAAGCGCGTTTCATTGAGCAGATCAGAGAAACGATTGAGAAAGATAAGGACCTGAATCTGTACGACGACATGCTGACAAACCTGCATCACGCCGGTTTCACGACGGAGCAGATTGTGGCTGCCCTGGTAAAACGCAGCATGGGTCTGGAGAAAAACGAATTTGCTGACCAAAATCTGGCGCTGGACGACGATCGTCGGGAGCGTGGAGGCCGCTTAGGCGACCGGGAAGGCGGTTCGCGTTTTGCAGGCCGGGAAGAGCGGGGCCGTTTTGGTGACCGCAGCCGTGACGGTGGAAGCCGGGACGGTGCTCGTCGGGGCGAAGGTCGTTTTGGCCGGGATCGTGACGGTGGAACTCGCGGTGAGGAGAGGGGTCGTTTCAGCGACCGCGATCGCCAGCCACGGGAGCGTGAAGCCAACATGGTGCGTTTGTTCGTGAGCATTGGCCGTCGCGACTTTGTGCGGCCGGGCGATATCGTCGGAGCGCTGGCGGGTGAAGCCAACATTCCGGGCGGTACGATTGGACACATCGACATTTTCGATAAACATACGTTGGTAGATGTTCCTCGCGACGTGGTAACCCGCGTTCTGGATGCGATGGAAGGAAATACCATCAAAGGCCGTCGTGTAAACATAGAAGTTGCACGGTAA
- the ypfJ gene encoding KPN_02809 family neutral zinc metallopeptidase, translating to MRWLGRRESENVEDRRGSGGGGMVVGGGIGTVVIAIIIYLLGGDPSGYIGTGTEESQTTQATQTSPENDKAASFVKVVLADTEDVWTKLLAEQGEQYRPPTLVLFRGQTQSGCGMASAASGPFYCPGDKKLYIDLSFYDELAQRFQAPGDFAMAYVVAHEVGHYIQDEWGITDKMAQARGQLSKTENNRLSVRLELQADFLAGVWAHHAQKMKNILEEGDIEEAINAAGAIGDDRIQKETQGYVVPDAFTHGTSAQRVYWFKKGFQTGDINQGDTFNSREDANLQ from the coding sequence ATGCGTTGGTTAGGTAGACGCGAAAGCGAAAACGTAGAAGACCGCCGTGGGAGCGGAGGCGGGGGTATGGTCGTGGGGGGCGGTATTGGTACCGTCGTCATTGCGATTATCATCTATCTGCTGGGTGGTGATCCGTCCGGATACATAGGGACAGGAACCGAAGAAAGTCAAACTACCCAGGCAACCCAAACCAGTCCAGAAAACGACAAGGCAGCTTCGTTTGTCAAGGTAGTGCTGGCGGATACGGAAGATGTCTGGACGAAACTGCTGGCCGAGCAGGGGGAGCAATACCGACCGCCAACGCTGGTGCTATTTCGGGGACAAACCCAATCCGGGTGCGGCATGGCGTCGGCAGCTAGTGGCCCGTTCTATTGTCCTGGCGACAAAAAGCTATACATTGATTTGTCGTTTTACGATGAACTGGCCCAGCGTTTTCAGGCACCCGGCGATTTTGCCATGGCCTATGTGGTGGCGCACGAAGTGGGCCATTACATTCAGGACGAATGGGGCATTACCGATAAAATGGCGCAGGCACGGGGCCAGTTGAGTAAAACCGAAAATAATCGGCTCTCCGTACGACTCGAATTACAGGCCGATTTTCTGGCGGGCGTTTGGGCGCATCACGCGCAAAAAATGAAAAACATTCTGGAAGAAGGCGACATCGAAGAAGCCATTAACGCGGCCGGCGCTATTGGTGACGACCGGATTCAGAAAGAAACGCAGGGTTATGTCGTGCCCGACGCTTTCACGCACGGTACTTCAGCGCAACGCGTATACTGGTTTAAAAAAGGCTTTCAAACGGGCGATATCAACCAGGGCGATACGTTCAACAGCCGGGAAGACGCCAATCTGCAATAA
- the hisB gene encoding bifunctional histidinol-phosphatase/imidazoleglycerol-phosphate dehydratase HisB has product MQNVLFIDRDGTIIIEPQPSQQVDSLQKLEFAPKVLSNLRRVAEETDFRLVMVTNQDGLGTDSFPEDTFWEPQNKMMQTLAGENIHFDAVHIDRTFVYENAPTRKPGTGLLTEYLTGSYNLASSYVIGDRLTDVQLAVNLGAKAILYLPPNLTQNAQLADVTGLTPEMEAAIALKTNDWDEIYSFLKLPARTASVTRETKETQIQIDLNLDGQGRSDIQTGLGFFDHMLDQVAKHSGADLHIRVQGDLHIDEHHTIEDTALALGEAYRKALGDKRGISRYGFLLPMDEALAQVAIDFSGRPWLVWDAEFRREKIGEMPTEMFFHFFKSFSDTALCNLNIKVEGDNEHHKIEAIYKAFAKSIKMAVKRDLKELDSLPSTKGVL; this is encoded by the coding sequence ATGCAGAACGTACTTTTTATCGACCGAGACGGTACTATCATTATCGAACCTCAGCCAAGTCAGCAGGTCGATTCCCTCCAAAAACTCGAATTTGCCCCTAAAGTGTTGTCTAATCTCCGGCGTGTGGCCGAGGAAACCGATTTCCGCCTGGTTATGGTCACTAATCAGGATGGTTTGGGTACAGATTCGTTTCCGGAAGATACTTTTTGGGAACCGCAAAACAAGATGATGCAAACGCTGGCGGGCGAAAACATTCATTTTGACGCAGTTCACATCGACCGAACTTTTGTCTACGAAAACGCGCCCACCCGCAAACCCGGCACCGGCCTCCTGACGGAATACCTGACTGGCTCGTACAACCTGGCCAGCAGCTACGTTATCGGCGACCGTCTTACCGACGTTCAGCTAGCGGTCAATTTAGGGGCAAAAGCCATTCTGTACCTACCGCCCAACCTTACCCAGAACGCACAGCTAGCCGATGTTACGGGTCTAACGCCCGAAATGGAAGCAGCCATTGCGCTGAAAACCAATGACTGGGACGAAATTTATAGCTTTCTAAAACTGCCCGCGCGTACGGCATCGGTGACGCGGGAGACAAAAGAAACCCAGATTCAGATTGACCTTAACTTGGATGGGCAAGGCCGTTCGGACATCCAGACGGGGCTTGGTTTCTTCGATCACATGCTCGATCAGGTGGCCAAACATTCTGGTGCCGATCTGCACATCCGCGTTCAGGGCGATTTACACATTGACGAACATCACACCATCGAAGATACCGCTTTGGCTTTGGGGGAAGCTTACCGCAAGGCGCTGGGCGACAAGCGCGGAATTAGCCGATACGGCTTTCTGCTTCCGATGGACGAGGCACTGGCGCAGGTGGCCATTGATTTTTCCGGTCGGCCGTGGCTGGTCTGGGACGCTGAATTCCGGCGGGAAAAAATCGGTGAGATGCCTACTGAGATGTTCTTTCACTTTTTTAAATCTTTCTCAGATACCGCACTTTGTAATCTGAATATCAAGGTGGAAGGCGATAACGAGCACCACAAAATAGAAGCCATTTACAAAGCATTTGCGAAATCGATTAAGATGGCCGTCAAGCGTGACCTCAAAGAACTGGACAGTTTACCCAGCACCAAAGGCGTGCTTTAA
- a CDS encoding EamA family transporter — protein sequence MWFVFSLLAALSAAVVVTLSKVGIRNVDSTVGFAIQSVLILLVSWGIVIGQGNLSQLSRIDRRSWIFLIIAGVITCLSSVFSFRALKLGDASRAGSLDKVSLVFIIILAAVFLKEKLNWQVIVGGLMMGAGAIVIALARDTGN from the coding sequence ATGTGGTTTGTTTTTAGTTTATTGGCTGCTCTCTCGGCCGCCGTAGTCGTTACGTTATCGAAAGTAGGCATTAGAAATGTAGACTCCACGGTTGGCTTTGCAATCCAGTCGGTACTTATTTTGCTGGTTTCGTGGGGCATTGTCATTGGACAGGGCAACTTATCCCAATTGTCCCGCATTGATCGGCGCTCCTGGATTTTTCTAATCATCGCGGGTGTGATCACCTGTCTTTCGTCAGTATTTTCGTTTCGTGCCCTGAAGCTGGGAGATGCTTCCAGAGCGGGTTCATTAGATAAAGTCTCTCTGGTTTTTATTATTATCCTGGCAGCGGTATTTCTGAAAGAGAAATTAAACTGGCAGGTTATTGTGGGGGGATTAATGATGGGCGCCGGTGCCATTGTGATTGCGCTGGCCAGAGATACCGGTAATTAA
- a CDS encoding LytR/AlgR family response regulator transcription factor, which produces MKQRQCLIVEDSPSSVSLLKEYIARLPFFLPPAVCGTVAEALSFIQQQPFDLIFLDINLPDQSGIELLHSFPRPLPVIVTTANANYAVDSYDLDVADYLLKPFTFQRFTRALNRALGVRFVNNSLIEQEFVYLKIGHTVQRFDYADIDFIQAYGIYCKISSSQKISVVNDAISNLENNLPKQQFLRIHKSYIINLSKISSYTYRNVTIGNNKIPIGAAYRDRFEGFLRLLDRKSDGEE; this is translated from the coding sequence TGTGGAAGATTCGCCCTCTTCCGTCAGTTTATTAAAGGAATATATTGCTCGTTTGCCTTTCTTTTTACCGCCGGCAGTCTGTGGTACAGTGGCTGAAGCATTATCATTTATCCAGCAGCAGCCATTCGACCTGATTTTCCTCGATATTAATTTGCCCGATCAATCAGGAATTGAATTGCTGCACTCGTTTCCCAGGCCATTACCAGTGATTGTTACAACCGCCAACGCCAACTACGCTGTTGATAGCTATGATCTGGATGTTGCTGATTACCTGCTAAAACCATTTACGTTTCAGCGCTTTACACGCGCATTGAATCGGGCCCTGGGCGTCCGGTTTGTGAATAATAGCCTGATCGAGCAGGAGTTTGTTTACCTCAAGATTGGGCATACAGTCCAGCGGTTTGATTATGCAGATATTGATTTTATTCAGGCCTACGGAATATATTGTAAAATAAGTAGCAGTCAGAAAATTTCAGTTGTAAACGACGCCATTTCTAATTTGGAAAACAATTTACCGAAGCAACAATTCTTAAGAATTCATAAATCGTATATTATCAATCTGTCTAAAATTAGCAGCTATACGTACCGAAACGTCACGATTGGTAATAATAAAATACCCATCGGAGCTGCCTATCGGGATCGTTTTGAAGGCTTTTTAAGGCTTCTTGATCGGAAATCAGATGGCGAGGAATAA
- a CDS encoding NYN domain-containing protein — MQDKKSSKLTRIAVFYDGNYFLHVSNYYNYSHERRSRISISGLHEFIRHQVAEEENTDIRLCQIVDAHYFRGRLNAHEASQRGNQLFYDRLFDDILMSEGVVTHYLPVKTFQGNRQEKGIDVWLALEAFELTFYKHFDVLVLITADGDYVPLIRKLNTLGTRAMVLSWDFEYFNDEGERMVTRTSQDLLEDVSYPVAMHDLIERNLRNNEPLIQNLFVKQPTRVLNENNPVLIGTNGFSFDDDEDSEAKISSIRNLKNGYGFINYPPNNLFFHHTSLIDSDFNELQPDDEVSFRIGKNAEGKDIAVDVRLRIN, encoded by the coding sequence ATGCAGGATAAAAAAAGTAGCAAATTGACACGTATCGCCGTATTTTATGATGGTAATTACTTCCTACATGTAAGCAATTATTACAATTATTCACACGAAAGACGCAGCCGCATTAGCATTTCAGGCCTGCATGAGTTTATCCGTCACCAGGTTGCCGAAGAAGAAAACACGGACATTCGTCTGTGTCAGATTGTCGATGCCCACTACTTTCGGGGGCGTTTGAACGCGCACGAAGCCAGCCAGCGCGGTAATCAACTCTTTTACGACCGGCTTTTTGACGATATTTTGATGTCTGAGGGGGTAGTAACTCACTATCTGCCCGTAAAGACTTTCCAGGGGAACCGGCAGGAGAAAGGCATTGATGTCTGGTTGGCACTGGAAGCCTTTGAACTGACTTTTTACAAGCATTTTGACGTACTGGTGCTCATCACCGCCGACGGTGATTACGTTCCGTTGATTCGCAAACTCAATACGCTCGGTACGCGGGCCATGGTGTTGAGCTGGGATTTTGAATATTTCAACGACGAAGGCGAGCGGATGGTGACGCGGACTTCGCAGGATTTGCTGGAAGATGTGTCTTATCCGGTGGCTATGCACGATCTGATCGAACGGAATTTGCGGAATAATGAACCGCTCATTCAGAATCTGTTCGTAAAGCAGCCTACCCGGGTATTGAATGAAAATAACCCGGTGCTGATCGGCACGAATGGTTTTTCGTTTGATGATGACGAAGACTCGGAAGCCAAAATCAGCTCTATCCGAAACCTGAAAAATGGATATGGTTTCATTAACTACCCGCCCAATAACCTGTTTTTCCACCATACCAGCCTGATTGATTCGGACTTCAACGAGCTACAGCCCGACGATGAAGTGTCCTTCCGAATTGGAAAAAATGCGGAAGGAAAAGACATTGCGGTGGATGTTCGGCTGCGAATTAACTAA
- a CDS encoding zinc dependent phospholipase C family protein codes for MLGQKYQITVRLQVFSVVFFLSSLLLLPVQANNPSSAPVWGFYAHQQINRLAVFTLPVEMIPFYKKHIDYLTENAVNPDKRRYAVAGEAPRHFIDLDAYADTSKTTLPRYWPEAVTRYSEDTLALHGIVPWHIQLVKYQLTEAFKTHNAGRILRLSADLGHYIADANVPLHTTRNYNGQLSNQQGIHGFWESRLPELFSAKYDFLVGIATYVESPQKAAWRAVFNANAALDSVLRFEEMLTAQMGETKKYSFEDRNGVLVKVASAEFSRQYHDRLQGQVERQMRASIKMIGDFWYTCWVDAGQPDLRKLARLPLSGVTQEGEEEKKSWLKRLFIVRSED; via the coding sequence ATGCTTGGACAAAAGTACCAAATAACGGTTCGGCTGCAAGTTTTCTCTGTAGTTTTTTTTCTAAGCAGCTTGTTGCTTTTACCGGTTCAGGCAAACAATCCTTCATCTGCGCCCGTCTGGGGGTTCTATGCCCACCAGCAAATCAACCGACTAGCAGTCTTTACCTTACCTGTCGAGATGATCCCGTTTTATAAAAAGCATATTGATTATCTGACCGAAAATGCCGTTAATCCCGACAAACGCAGATACGCCGTGGCTGGTGAAGCACCTCGCCATTTTATTGATCTGGATGCCTATGCTGATACGAGTAAAACGACCTTACCGCGTTACTGGCCTGAAGCGGTGACCCGTTATAGCGAGGATACGCTGGCTTTACACGGCATTGTTCCCTGGCATATTCAATTGGTTAAATACCAGCTTACAGAAGCCTTTAAAACCCACAATGCAGGCCGCATTTTAAGACTCTCCGCCGATCTGGGTCACTACATCGCTGATGCCAACGTGCCTCTCCATACTACCCGCAATTACAACGGCCAGCTTAGTAATCAACAGGGCATTCATGGATTCTGGGAGTCGCGCTTGCCCGAATTATTTAGCGCTAAGTATGACTTTCTGGTTGGAATCGCCACTTACGTTGAATCACCACAGAAAGCGGCCTGGCGGGCTGTGTTTAACGCCAATGCTGCCTTGGATTCTGTATTGCGATTTGAAGAGATGCTCACCGCTCAAATGGGAGAGACTAAAAAATATAGCTTTGAAGACAGGAATGGCGTGCTTGTAAAAGTAGCCTCAGCGGAGTTTTCGCGCCAATACCACGATCGACTACAGGGACAAGTTGAACGGCAAATGCGGGCATCGATCAAAATGATTGGTGATTTCTGGTACACCTGCTGGGTAGATGCCGGTCAGCCCGATCTGCGCAAGCTGGCCCGTTTGCCGCTTTCAGGAGTAACCCAAGAAGGGGAAGAAGAAAAGAAAAGCTGGCTAAAAAGGCTTTTCATCGTTCGCAGCGAAGATTGA
- the rpsT gene encoding 30S ribosomal protein S20: MANHKSALKRIRANEKKRLLNRFQHKTTRTMIKKLRLTTEKDAALTLYKTVSSLLDKLAKRNIIHKNKAANNKSKLAKYVNGLSVAAAA; the protein is encoded by the coding sequence ATGGCAAATCATAAATCAGCATTAAAGCGGATTCGCGCAAATGAGAAGAAGCGCCTGCTGAACCGCTTCCAGCACAAGACAACTCGTACGATGATTAAAAAGCTTCGTCTGACTACTGAGAAAGACGCAGCTCTAACGCTGTACAAAACCGTATCATCTTTGCTAGATAAATTGGCAAAACGGAACATTATCCACAAAAACAAAGCAGCTAACAACAAATCGAAACTGGCCAAGTACGTAAATGGCTTGTCAGTAGCGGCTGCGGCTTAA
- a CDS encoding anthranilate synthase component I family protein: protein MLRQPVREEQRVTAIPTDALRWDLLQWAIDQDEDVTFFNSNRSAQISLAYPHGFFPDRLALGKYQAVDASGKDPFQQLWAYHHEQPDFLIGFWVYDLKNKLEALESRHPNRTGWPDCSFYQPRHVLDFESDTVVIRSLEDGGTLAELLAGYAGASNLRAAKIKSVDKLAPGQVKCRVSRTEYVERVRQIQRHILEGDVYELNYCIEFFAENAVIDPLQTYRQLNEKSPMPFSVFQKIGDQYLLCASPERFLKKDGRKLVSQPIKGTARRGKTIEEDERLKHHLRNNEKEQAENLMIVDLVRNDLARSAETGSVRVEELFGIYSFQQVHQMISTVSATLRENMSWADAIRHAFPMGSMTGAPKVRAMELIDQYESSRRGLYSGAVGFITPEGDFDFNVVIRSILYNEKTGYLSFSVGSAITYDADPEAEYEECLLKAQAILSVLQ, encoded by the coding sequence ATGCTCCGGCAACCCGTGAGAGAGGAGCAGCGAGTGACCGCCATTCCAACCGATGCATTGCGGTGGGATTTGTTACAGTGGGCCATCGATCAGGATGAGGATGTAACATTCTTCAACAGCAATCGTTCGGCGCAGATAAGTCTGGCGTATCCGCATGGTTTTTTCCCGGATCGGCTGGCGCTTGGAAAGTACCAGGCCGTCGATGCATCCGGGAAAGATCCTTTTCAACAGCTTTGGGCCTATCATCACGAACAGCCGGATTTTCTGATTGGTTTTTGGGTCTATGACCTCAAAAACAAGTTGGAAGCGTTGGAAAGTCGCCACCCAAACCGAACGGGCTGGCCCGACTGCTCTTTTTACCAGCCTCGGCATGTGCTTGATTTTGAGTCAGATACTGTGGTGATCCGGTCTCTGGAAGATGGGGGTACACTTGCCGAATTGCTGGCTGGGTATGCAGGTGCATCAAATTTGCGGGCTGCTAAAATTAAATCAGTTGATAAGCTAGCGCCTGGTCAGGTAAAGTGTCGGGTTAGCCGAACCGAGTATGTAGAGCGTGTTCGGCAGATTCAGCGGCACATTCTGGAAGGGGATGTGTACGAACTAAATTATTGCATTGAGTTTTTTGCTGAAAACGCCGTTATCGATCCCCTGCAAACCTATCGGCAATTGAACGAGAAGTCGCCAATGCCTTTTTCGGTGTTTCAGAAAATAGGTGACCAGTATCTGTTATGCGCTTCTCCCGAGCGATTCTTGAAAAAAGATGGCCGTAAACTCGTTTCGCAGCCCATTAAAGGGACGGCTCGGCGGGGGAAAACCATCGAAGAAGACGAGCGCCTGAAGCATCACCTGCGGAACAATGAAAAAGAGCAGGCGGAAAATCTGATGATTGTCGATCTGGTGCGGAATGACCTGGCCCGAAGTGCCGAAACCGGTTCTGTGCGGGTAGAGGAGTTGTTCGGAATCTATAGTTTCCAGCAGGTACACCAGATGATTTCGACGGTATCGGCCACCTTGCGGGAGAATATGTCCTGGGCAGACGCCATTCGGCACGCTTTTCCGATGGGCAGCATGACGGGAGCGCCGAAAGTGCGGGCCATGGAGTTGATTGACCAGTATGAGAGCAGTCGGCGGGGCTTGTATTCCGGCGCGGTTGGTTTTATTACGCCCGAAGGCGATTTTGATTTCAATGTAGTCATCCGCAGCATACTCTATAATGAAAAGACGGGCTATCTGTCTTTTTCGGTGGGAAGTGCCATTACGTACGATGCCGACCCGGAGGCGGAGTATGAAGAATGTTTGTTAAAAGCACAGGCAATACTTTCCGTATTGCAATAA
- a CDS encoding Dabb family protein has product MQRKTIGYTFIILMFGIFGLIIYGAYSPARKAQKQRIVCFKFKEGIKNEAVEKHMREFAMLKHEIPQIISYSAGTTLKSEEGKTATYDVMHYLTFQTEADIETYGRNEKYQEFVKRNQDNWEDVMVINSDIRQ; this is encoded by the coding sequence ATGCAACGCAAAACAATAGGCTACACATTCATTATTTTGATGTTTGGTATTTTCGGGTTAATCATCTACGGCGCTTACTCACCCGCCAGAAAAGCCCAAAAACAGCGAATAGTCTGTTTTAAATTCAAAGAAGGCATTAAAAATGAGGCAGTTGAAAAACATATGCGTGAATTTGCAATGCTAAAGCATGAAATTCCACAGATCATTTCGTACTCTGCCGGGACCACGTTAAAGAGTGAAGAAGGGAAAACCGCCACTTATGACGTTATGCACTACCTGACTTTTCAAACTGAAGCCGATATTGAGACGTATGGTAGGAATGAAAAGTATCAGGAATTTGTTAAAAGGAATCAGGATAATTGGGAAGACGTGATGGTCATTAATTCTGATATCAGACAATAA